GCATTGCCACACCTGCGTTTGCGGGAACGGCAGAGAAAAAATAGTTAGTTGTTGACTACTATTTGACTACTATCGCAGAAACCCACAACCAAATATGTGCCCGTAGCTCAGTTGGATAGAGCGTCAGACTCCGACATTTCAGGCATCTCCAGTTGAGATATGGCGCAAAGCCTTGCCGCACCTGCGTTCGCGGGAACGGCAGAGGAAAAATGCGTGGTCGTTGACTACTATTTGACGACTATCGCAGAAACCCACAACCAAATATGCGCCCGTAGCTCAGTTGGATAGAGTGACAGACTCCGACTCTGTAGGCCGCTGGTTCGAATCCAGTCGGGCGTACCAAATCCCTAAAAGCTGTATAGCTTTTGGGGATTTTTATTAGCAACAGATGGAGGCGGTACCTGACTTGCGCGTTTAAGTGATTGAATAGCGGTATTATGCGCTTTGCCTGTTCATCAAGAGAAACGAATAATGGTTGCTGATAGATTAAAATAATGGTATACTTTAACAATTATGTAGTATAGCTAAGCGCTTACGAATCATTCAATGAAGAATTGTGGTGATCAGCTATGTTTGATTTTGGAAACGCAAATGACGGGCAGCGAAAAGCAATAGCGGCTGCAGACGGTCCTGTCCTCATAACGGCAGGTCCCGGAACCGGCAAAACATATACGCTCGTGCAGCGTGCAATCTACCTCATAGAGGAATGCAATGTAAGGCCGGAGAGCATCTTCATTGCCACATTTACGGAAAAGGCTGCGAAGGAACTGGTAACACGTATTACAAACGAGCTTGCAAATCGAAACATCACGGCAAACATCAACGAAATGTATATCGGTACGTTCCACTCGCTCTGCCTTCGTATGCTGAAAGAGCATTTGGAATATACACGGCTTCGCCGAAACTACCGCTTGATGGATTCGTTTGACCAGCAGTATATGGTATTTCAGAATATCCATCGTTTCAGAAGTATTCCGGAGATTGAAATCGTCCTTCCGAACGGTGGCGCATGGAAGCAAGCCGAAACGATCTGTAACTTTGTAAACAACCTTTCCGAAGAATTGGTTTCGCCGGAGGAGCTGATGTCTGACCATGACCCATCGATTGCATCACTCGGTCGGATGCTTCAGGAATATCGCACAATTCTTACGGAAGCGAATCTGATGGATTTCTCCTCCATCCAGATAGAGGCATATCGGCTTCTCTGCGATAACGAGGGCATTCTGAATGAGCTTCGCTCTGCGATCACGCATATCATGGTCGATGAATACCAGGACACGAACTATATTCAGGAGCAACTCGTGTTTCTCCTCGCCGGGGAAAGAAAGAATATCTGCGTGGTCGGAGACGATGACCAGGGCCTGTACCGTTTCCGCGGTGCAACCATCCGAAACATCCTGGAATTTCCGCAGAAGTTTGCCAATGGCGAATGCCGTATTATCCCGCTGGTCATCAACTATCGTTCCAACAGCGACATCGTTGATTTTTATAACCGATGGATGGATACCACGGATGGTGCAAAGTTCAAGTTTCGCTGGGAAAATTTCAGATATGAAAAACGCATTGAACCTCATGAAAAATCCGCACTTCACAGCCCTGCGGTCGTGAAATTAGCCGGTGTGAATGACGAGGATGAATGGCATGAGAAGATCCTGCAGTTTATCAACAACCTGAAAACATCCGGCAAGCTGATGGACTATAATCAGATAGCGTTTCTCTTCAACTCAGTCAAACATCCGAGGGTGACTGCTCTTGCTCGTTTTCTTGAGGAGAACCATATCAATGTTTACTCACCGCGTTCGGATATGTTTTTCCAGCGTGACGAAATACGACTGGCGCTCGGCTGCCTTATGCTGATGTTCCCGTTTTATGTGCAGGGGTTGGAAAACGGGGAGTATACCTTTTTACAGCCTGAGCACCTGACTTATTATCGGAACTGTATCATGCTGGCGAATGAGTATCTGATGCAGCCGGAGCACACCGACCTGCTGAAATGGATACGCCGCCGAGGAAAAGACCATGTAAGCCTGACCGACGCAACGGACTACGCCTACTGTGGGCTCATGTATCAGATGTTTGAGTTTCAGCCTTTTGCCGGTATTCTGGATACAGATATGGATGTCGGCGTTGTCGATATCCGACCAGCTCGAAATCTGGCAAAGCTGACGCAGATCATCGGAAAATTTGAATACCTCCACCGGGTGGATGTCTTATCGGCCGACAAGTATCGCGGGAAACGCGGCATTGATGCCAATACGGAACTGCTCTTTAATCTGTATCTCCGCCTGCTCTATGACGGCGGTATCACGGAGTATGAGGATGATTCCGAGTATGCGCCGAGCGGCTGCGTCTCATTCCTTACGATCCACCAGTCCAAAGGGATGGAGTTCCCGATTGTTTTTGTGGATTCTCTGACAAATGTGCCGAGAAAAACCACAAACGACCTTATGATGACGATAGAGGATCGCTACTTCAAGCGCCCGGCATTTGAACCGTATGAGGTCACAAAATTCTTTGATTTCTGGCGTCTGTACTACACGGCTTTCTCCCGTGCGCAGGATCTGTTGATACTGACCTGCAATGAGGACAAGCGGACACCCAGCGCTTACTTCAAAGAGGTTTATGACGAGCTTCAGTCCGTGGACAGCGAAGCATTTGATATCCGGGAGTTCAACTTCAAGTCCGTGAAGGCCGTGAACGTCAAGAGCACCTACTCGTTCACATCGCACATCACAGTGTATGAGACCTGCGCCCTGCAGTACAAGTTCTACCGCGAACTGGAGTTCATGCCCGTCCGTGCCAACGCTATGCTCTTCGGTACGCTTGTCCATGAGACGATAGAGGATGTTCACCGTGCTGCACTCAGGCACGAGGAGCAGACGATCACCGAGGAAAACGTGAACCGTTGGTTTGCCTCCAACTATGTGTCATTGACGAAAACCGAGCACACCTACCTCGCCGGTCCTCAGCGCGAGGCGGCATTGAAGCAAGTGCTCCGCTATGTAGAGCGGCAGCACGGCGACTGGTCTGCCATCCAGCAAGCAGAGGTGGATGTTTCTCTGGTGAAGCCGGATTATATCATTGAAGGCAAGGTCGACCTGATCCGGGGTGAGGGCGACACGGTCGAGATTGTGGATTTCAAAGCCGAACGGAAACCGGATATGGAGAAAATGCGGGATCGGCTTGAGCGGTACCGTCGGCAGCTTCATATCTATGCCCATCTCGTGGAGGAGCGTACCGGGCGGAAGGTCAGTAAGATGCACCTCTACTATACCGGAGAGGACGGCGGCGTCCCGACGATCACATATCCGTATACAAAGTCTGCCGTGGAAGGAACGCTGGCGTCATTCGATGATACGGTACATAAGATCATGAAGAAGGATTTCCGGCACTGTGCCGATGACCCGAAGGTCTGCGCTGGCTGTGACTTCCGTTTCTATTGCAGAAACAAATAACCGATGGAGGGTTTGATAACAATGGATGAGCAGCTTACTTTTGAATTTGAACAGAGACCGACGATAAAGGGGTTCCCTGAACTTCGCTGGACGGGCAAGCGCCCCTACCGCTCCACGCAGTATTATCCTGCACAGCTGCGGGAGTCCTACGGTGAGGAGCAGAACGGCTGGATCAACAAGATTTTCTGGGGAGATAATCTCCAGGTTATGAGCCATCTGCTGAAGGAGTATCGTGGAAAAATCGACCTCATCTATATTGATCCTCCGTTCGACAGCAAGGCGGATTATAAGCGGAAAATCGAGGTGAAAAATGTTGGTAAAACTACATCTGATAGCTCCTCGTTTGAAGAAAAGCAGTATGGGGATATATGGACAAATGACGAATATCTCCAGTTTATGTACGAAAGATTTACGATTATGCGCGATTTGCTATCTGAAACGGGATGCATATATGTTCATTGCGATTGGCACAAGGTTCATCATCTTAGATTAATTATGGATGAAGTATTTGGACAAGATAATTTTCGAAACGAGATTATTTGGTGGTACTTGTGGGGAGGTCGTGGAAAGGCCCAATGGAATAGCAAACATGATAACCTTTTATTTTATTCCAAATCGGGAAAATGGACATTCAATTATATGGATGTTTTAGATGATCACACTCTAATGACCGAGGGATCAAAGAACAGGCTTAACTATGCCGGTGCTATGGTTACCACTAAAAGTGAGTCATCAGAAATACCGGAAGATAAAGTACTTCCATCAGATACATGGTATATTGCAACCATCAACGCAATGGCAAAAGAAAAGGCTAATTATCCCACTCAAAAGCCAGAGAAATTACTTGAGAAGATTATTATGGCATCCTCAAATCCCGGCGACCTTGTTTTTGA
The genomic region above belongs to Vescimonas coprocola and contains:
- a CDS encoding site-specific DNA-methyltransferase, whose product is MDEQLTFEFEQRPTIKGFPELRWTGKRPYRSTQYYPAQLRESYGEEQNGWINKIFWGDNLQVMSHLLKEYRGKIDLIYIDPPFDSKADYKRKIEVKNVGKTTSDSSSFEEKQYGDIWTNDEYLQFMYERFTIMRDLLSETGCIYVHCDWHKVHHLRLIMDEVFGQDNFRNEIIWWYLWGGRGKAQWNSKHDNLLFYSKSGKWTFNYMDVLDDHTLMTEGSKNRLNYAGAMVTTKSESSEIPEDKVLPSDTWYIATINAMAKEKANYPTQKPEKLLEKIIMASSNPGDLVFDCFMGSGTTQAVAMKLGRRFIGADINLGAVQTTTKRLLSVGKELEDNQTSMGSAADTKYTGFEVYNVNNYDFFRNPVEARDLLIAALEIQPFPQSDVWDGELDGRMVKIMPVNRIATKADLKELLANLPYKTYEKRKEENPNQPVERITIVCMGHEPDLKGAMEQELTDYKVDIQIMDILRDKADLQLKRDSEAEIVREGGKLVIRAFYPMNLMQKLSLQKEYVEDWRQMVDSVMIDWNYDGVVMQPAVTDVPGKSELVKGIYDIPEGSGTIKVKITDLLSESLELEVR
- a CDS encoding ATP-dependent helicase, with amino-acid sequence MFDFGNANDGQRKAIAAADGPVLITAGPGTGKTYTLVQRAIYLIEECNVRPESIFIATFTEKAAKELVTRITNELANRNITANINEMYIGTFHSLCLRMLKEHLEYTRLRRNYRLMDSFDQQYMVFQNIHRFRSIPEIEIVLPNGGAWKQAETICNFVNNLSEELVSPEELMSDHDPSIASLGRMLQEYRTILTEANLMDFSSIQIEAYRLLCDNEGILNELRSAITHIMVDEYQDTNYIQEQLVFLLAGERKNICVVGDDDQGLYRFRGATIRNILEFPQKFANGECRIIPLVINYRSNSDIVDFYNRWMDTTDGAKFKFRWENFRYEKRIEPHEKSALHSPAVVKLAGVNDEDEWHEKILQFINNLKTSGKLMDYNQIAFLFNSVKHPRVTALARFLEENHINVYSPRSDMFFQRDEIRLALGCLMLMFPFYVQGLENGEYTFLQPEHLTYYRNCIMLANEYLMQPEHTDLLKWIRRRGKDHVSLTDATDYAYCGLMYQMFEFQPFAGILDTDMDVGVVDIRPARNLAKLTQIIGKFEYLHRVDVLSADKYRGKRGIDANTELLFNLYLRLLYDGGITEYEDDSEYAPSGCVSFLTIHQSKGMEFPIVFVDSLTNVPRKTTNDLMMTIEDRYFKRPAFEPYEVTKFFDFWRLYYTAFSRAQDLLILTCNEDKRTPSAYFKEVYDELQSVDSEAFDIREFNFKSVKAVNVKSTYSFTSHITVYETCALQYKFYRELEFMPVRANAMLFGTLVHETIEDVHRAALRHEEQTITEENVNRWFASNYVSLTKTEHTYLAGPQREAALKQVLRYVERQHGDWSAIQQAEVDVSLVKPDYIIEGKVDLIRGEGDTVEIVDFKAERKPDMEKMRDRLERYRRQLHIYAHLVEERTGRKVSKMHLYYTGEDGGVPTITYPYTKSAVEGTLASFDDTVHKIMKKDFRHCADDPKVCAGCDFRFYCRNK